The DNA window CCACACTAGGCAGCGAGATCAGCAAAACGCGGCCCTGTTTGATTGTATCGCCTGACGACATGAACAACTCCTTGCCCCGTGTGATTGTTGCACCTATCACTTCAAAAGGTCAGCCCCTTGGTTGCAGGCCTGAAACCACCCTAGCCGGTAAGCAAGCCCGCATACTGCTTGATCAGGTTCGCAGGATTGATAAACGGCGGTTAAAAAAGAAACTAGGCGTTATCCCTTTGGCTGTTTGGCATAAAACACTGATTCGAATGTTTACCTAGTCCGTGGCGCTGGGGCATAGATAAAGGTTTAATGTACTAAAAAGGCTATTAATCAACTAATCTAAACGCTGCAAAGCTAATTTATCACCTTGTTTGTCGCTTAAATGTTACAATCATTCCATGAAATATAGAATCCTAACGACTACAAAATTTGATAAATGGTTTAAATCCATCAAGGATAAAATGACCCGCTACCGACTGGAAGCAAGAATCAACCAAGTAGCGCGGGGCAACTTTGGAGAT is part of the Thiomicrospira microaerophila genome and encodes:
- a CDS encoding type II toxin-antitoxin system PemK/MazF family toxin; translated protein: MVSRGDVYWVELDPTLGSEISKTRPCLIVSPDDMNNSLPRVIVAPITSKGQPLGCRPETTLAGKQARILLDQVRRIDKRRLKKKLGVIPLAVWHKTLIRMFT